Proteins from a single region of bacterium:
- the fdnG gene encoding formate dehydrogenase-N subunit alpha has translation MTTVTRRDFFKLAGAGAGSAAISALGFDLAEATQVKQQLHISGATESHSLCPYCAVGCSLIAFTQKRADGSVEILQIEGDPDSPVNEGRLCPKGASAMSIATSSSRVEQPLYREPGAAAWKPVSWDFMLDRIARLIKDSRDRTFVTQDAKGNTVNRCEGIAFAGGAAFSSEEGYLATKVMRGLGTVYIEQQARCUHGPTVVSLAATFGRGAMTNHWRDIKNADLIMINGANPAEAHPVGFQWFVRAKMDPQRGPGKGGGAKIIHVDPRFTRTSALADTYLRIRTGTDVAYFGGLINYVLQNQLFHDEYVRHYTNASWIVKEDYGFHDGLFSGYDAAKRSYDIATWAYDADDKGMAKRDMTLQNPRSVFQLIKAHYSRYTPEMVSSITGIPQDEFLKVAAMVGEMGRPDKVMTIVYAVGLTHHTTGVQLIRSGAVLQLLLGNMGRPGGGMNAERGHANIQGNTDHAISWEILPGYLAIPGPGEKNLDDYVKERAPKKSDPNSWNFFGTNYKKFMVSLLKAWYGDAATKANEYAFDYIPKPGANSSWISIYDQALRGKMEGVILNGMTATSIGPDSNQVLQALANLKWLVVMDPLPTTSSEFWHGPGMTASDVKTEVFMVPATHWIEKDGSFVNSGRWSQWKDQVIPPQGQSRHDHWIMADIFARVKALYQKEGGKFPDPVLHLQMNYKNSIQPEADEIAQEINGRDLTTGKRLATFAALKDDGTTSAGDWIYTGSYPESGNLMKRRDGIQDPKKNDPTGMGFYPNWAWSWPLNRRVMYNRASADLDGKPWDPSRPGIQWDGTRWVGDVPDYPPTMNPNDPKAWSPFIMTGEGTGRLFSNTPLDGPFPEHYEPVESPVKNPLHPGQSEDPVAYYYDQAAGRPNRFGTPDEYPYVCTTYRLTEHEHYVTQWVEHLVQLQPEAFVEIPDGLAKEKGIKNGDMVRVSSKRGKVEARAMVTKRLGPLQVTGKRIWQIGVPIHWGFVGLAADQHPEKSQYWLANVLTPFVGDATARTPEFKAFLVNLERLG, from the coding sequence ATGACCACTGTGACCCGTCGCGATTTCTTCAAGCTGGCCGGCGCCGGCGCAGGCTCCGCGGCGATCTCGGCGCTGGGCTTCGACCTTGCCGAGGCCACGCAGGTCAAGCAGCAGCTCCACATCTCGGGCGCCACCGAGTCGCATTCCCTCTGTCCGTACTGCGCCGTCGGGTGCTCGCTGATTGCGTTCACGCAGAAGCGCGCCGACGGCAGTGTGGAGATCCTCCAGATCGAGGGCGACCCCGACAGCCCCGTGAACGAAGGCCGGCTCTGCCCGAAAGGCGCGAGCGCGATGTCGATCGCCACGTCCAGCAGCCGCGTCGAGCAGCCGCTGTACCGCGAGCCGGGTGCCGCGGCGTGGAAGCCGGTGTCGTGGGACTTCATGCTGGACCGTATCGCACGTCTCATCAAGGACTCCCGCGACCGGACCTTCGTGACCCAAGACGCGAAGGGTAACACCGTCAACCGTTGCGAAGGCATCGCCTTCGCCGGCGGCGCCGCCTTCAGCAGCGAGGAGGGTTATCTCGCCACCAAGGTGATGCGCGGCCTGGGCACCGTCTACATAGAACAACAGGCCCGATGCTGACACGGCCCCACGGTGGTCAGTCTGGCCGCCACGTTCGGACGGGGAGCGATGACGAACCATTGGAGAGACATCAAGAACGCCGATCTGATCATGATCAACGGCGCGAATCCCGCGGAGGCGCACCCGGTGGGCTTCCAGTGGTTCGTTCGCGCCAAGATGGACCCGCAGCGTGGCCCCGGCAAGGGCGGCGGGGCGAAGATCATCCACGTCGACCCGCGGTTCACGCGCACGTCCGCGCTCGCCGACACGTACCTGCGCATCCGCACCGGCACCGACGTCGCCTATTTCGGCGGCCTGATCAACTACGTGCTCCAGAACCAGCTCTTCCACGATGAGTACGTCCGGCACTACACGAACGCGTCCTGGATCGTGAAGGAGGACTACGGGTTCCACGACGGCCTCTTCTCCGGATACGATGCGGCCAAGCGCTCGTACGACATCGCCACCTGGGCGTATGACGCGGACGACAAGGGCATGGCCAAGCGCGACATGACCCTGCAGAATCCGCGCTCGGTGTTCCAGTTGATCAAGGCGCACTACTCGCGTTACACGCCGGAGATGGTGTCGTCGATCACCGGCATCCCGCAGGACGAATTCCTGAAGGTCGCCGCCATGGTCGGCGAAATGGGCCGCCCCGACAAGGTCATGACGATCGTGTACGCCGTCGGCCTCACCCATCACACGACCGGCGTGCAGTTGATCCGATCCGGCGCCGTGCTGCAACTGCTGCTCGGCAACATGGGCCGGCCGGGCGGGGGCATGAACGCGGAGCGCGGCCACGCGAACATCCAGGGCAATACCGATCACGCGATCTCCTGGGAAATCCTGCCGGGCTATCTTGCGATCCCGGGTCCCGGCGAGAAGAACTTGGACGACTACGTGAAAGAGAGGGCGCCGAAGAAATCGGATCCCAATTCCTGGAACTTCTTCGGCACCAACTACAAGAAGTTCATGGTCAGCCTGCTCAAGGCGTGGTACGGCGACGCCGCGACCAAGGCCAACGAGTACGCCTTCGACTACATCCCGAAGCCGGGCGCCAACTCGTCGTGGATCTCGATTTACGATCAGGCGCTGCGGGGCAAGATGGAGGGCGTCATCCTCAACGGGATGACCGCGACGAGCATCGGTCCCGACTCGAACCAGGTCCTGCAGGCCCTGGCCAACCTCAAGTGGCTCGTGGTGATGGACCCGCTTCCTACCACAAGTTCCGAGTTTTGGCACGGACCGGGCATGACCGCGTCCGATGTCAAGACCGAAGTCTTCATGGTCCCGGCGACGCACTGGATCGAGAAGGACGGCTCGTTCGTCAACAGCGGCCGCTGGTCGCAGTGGAAGGACCAGGTGATCCCGCCGCAGGGGCAATCGCGCCACGACCACTGGATCATGGCGGACATCTTCGCCCGGGTCAAAGCCCTCTACCAGAAGGAGGGCGGCAAGTTTCCGGACCCGGTCCTCCACCTCCAAATGAACTACAAGAATTCGATCCAGCCGGAGGCGGACGAGATCGCGCAGGAGATCAACGGCCGCGACCTCACGACGGGGAAGCGGCTCGCCACGTTCGCCGCGCTCAAAGACGACGGCACGACGAGCGCCGGCGACTGGATCTACACCGGCAGCTACCCTGAGAGCGGCAATTTGATGAAGCGCCGCGACGGCATCCAGGATCCGAAGAAGAACGACCCGACCGGCATGGGATTCTACCCGAACTGGGCGTGGAGCTGGCCGCTCAACCGGCGTGTGATGTACAACCGCGCGTCGGCGGATCTCGACGGCAAACCCTGGGATCCGAGCCGCCCGGGAATCCAGTGGGACGGGACGCGCTGGGTCGGCGACGTGCCGGACTACCCGCCGACGATGAATCCGAACGACCCGAAGGCGTGGTCGCCGTTCATCATGACCGGCGAAGGCACGGGGCGGCTGTTCAGCAACACGCCGCTCGACGGCCCGTTCCCCGAGCACTACGAGCCGGTCGAGTCGCCGGTCAAGAACCCGCTGCACCCGGGGCAGTCCGAGGACCCGGTCGCGTACTACTACGACCAGGCGGCGGGCCGCCCAAACCGGTTCGGAACGCCCGACGAGTACCCGTACGTTTGCACGACGTACCGGCTGACCGAACACGAGCACTACGTCACGCAGTGGGTCGAGCACTTGGTCCAGCTGCAGCCGGAAGCCTTCGTCGAGATCCCGGACGGGCTGGCGAAGGAGAAAGGCATCAAGAACGGCGACATGGTCCGCGTGTCGTCGAAGCGCGGCAAGGTCGAGGCGCGTGCCATGGTCACGAAGCGCCTCGGTCCGCTTCAGGTGACGGGAAAGCGGATCTGGCAGATCGGGGTGCCGATTCACTGGGGGTTCGTCGGTCTCGCCGCGGACCAGCATCCCGAGAAGTCGCAGTACTGGCTCGCCAACGTGCTGACGCCGTTCGTCGGCGACGCGACGGCGCGGACGCCCGAGTTCAAGGCGTTCCTCGTCAACTTGGAGCGCCTGGGATGA